Genomic window (Candidatus Binataceae bacterium):
TACGATCGCGACGCCGACCTCAGCTGTCTGCGCCCTCACAAAATCGCCATCCTGGGCTTCGGCAGCCAGGGCCATGCCCATGCGCTCAATCTGCGCGACAGCGGGATGGAGGTATGCGTGGGGCTGCGCAAGGGCAGCCCGTCGTGGGACAAGGCCGCCAAGCAAGGCCTGGCAGTCTTCGAGACCGCCGAGGCCGCACGCCGCTCCGACATCGTGATGATGCTCGTGCCGGACGAGATGGGATCGGAGATTTACGAGGCCGAAGTCGCCCCCCATCTCACGCCGGGCAAGTACCTCGCTTTCGGCCACGGCTTCAACATCCATTTCAAGTTCATCAAGCCCGCGCCCGGCGTCAACGTTTTCATGATCGCGCCCAAGGGCCCCGGCCATCTCGTGCGCTCCGAGTACGTCAAGGGACGCGGCGTGCCCTGCCTGCTCGCGGTCGAGCAGGATCCTTCGGGCGACACCAAGCGGATCGGACTCGCGTACGGATCGGCGATCGGCGGCGGCCGCGCGGCGATTATCGAGACCAGCTTTCGCGAAGAGACCGAAACTGATCTGTTCGGCGAACAATCGGTGCTGTGCGGCGGGCTGACCGAGCTGATCCGCGCCGGTTACGAAACCCTGGTCGCGGCCGGTTACGCGCCGGAGATGGCTTACTTCGAGTGCGTGCACGAAGTGAAGCTCATCGTCGACCTCATCTACGAGGGCGGCATCGCCAACATGCGCTACTCGATCAGCAACACCGCCGAGTACGGCGACATGACGCGCGGCAAGCGCGTGGTCGGACCGGCCTCGCGCCAGGCGATGAAGGAGCTGCTCGGCGATATCCAGTCGGGCAAGTTCGCCAACGAATGGATCGCCGAGTACCGAGCCGGTTTGCCGCATTTCCGCGAGCTCCGCAAGGAGGCGGAAAAGCATCCGCTCGAAGAGGTCGGACACAAGCTGCGCTCCTTCATGCCGTGGCTCGCGAGCGACCGCCTGGTCGATAAGGCCAAGAACTGAACGCGGCCCGGAATCTGACGGACGGCGGACGGACAGCGGACGGACAGCGATGGATGTGCGGGCCGGTGCTTTGACCCGGCGCGTGGGCGGCGCAGTGGGAATCGCACCCGAGGGCGTCACGATGGCCTCCGTGGTGCTCGCCGCGGGCACGCTGGCGCTGATTCTCGGATGGAACGGCGCCGGCGCGGTGGCGATCGTGTGCGGCCTCGCAATCGCCGCTTTCTTCCGCGACCCCGAGCGCTCGCCCGCCACCGCCTCGGAACGCCTGGTGTTCTCGGGCGCCGACGGCACGGTGAGCGACGTGACGGAGATGCCGCTGCCCGGCGCCGGCAGCGATGAACGCTACCATCGCGTGTCGGTCTTCATGTCGCCACTCAACGTGCACGTCAACCGCGCTCCCGTCGGCGGCGAGGTCACGAGCGTACGCCATACGCCCGGGGCGTTTAACGCCGCCTTTCGCGACCACGCTAGCGAGCACAACGAGCGCAATCTCGTCGTTATGACCGACGCACGGGGCCGCCAACATGCGATTGCACAAATCGCAGGTTACCTGGCGCGGCGCATCGTTTGCCGTCTGCACCCGCACGATATGGTTCGCTGTGGCGAGCGAATTGGACTTATAATGTTCGGTAGTCGCGTCGATCATTTCATCCCGCGGGACTACCGGATAGTGGTTAACATAGGAGAACGGGTGCGTGCCGGAGAGAGTATAATCGGAGAGTTGCTCCAATGAGCCGACGGGAAAGACAGAATCCCAGCGCACAGGCGCGGATGCGGCTTATATCGGGCCGTTTGAAGGAACAGCAGCGGCGCGTGGTCGCGCCGCTCCGCCGCGGGGTTTTCCTTGCGCCCGCCACCATCACGTCGCTCGGCCTGCTCTCGGGCTTCTTCGGCCTGGTCTCGGCGATCAATTCGCACTTCGAGCTGGCGGCCGTGATGATCCTCATCGCCTTCGTCTGCGACGGGCTCGATGGCCGCGTGGCGCGGCTCTCGCGCACTTCGAGCCACTTCGGCGTCGAGTACGACAGCCTCTCCGACGTGGTCGCCTTCGGCGTGGCGCCGGCGGGAATCGCCTATTGCTGGTCGCTCAAATTGCTCGGCGCGTGGGGCGTGGTGATCGCCGGGATGTTCGTGATCTGCGCCGCGCTCAGGCTCGCGCGTTTCAACGTGCAGACCGCCAGCACCGACAAGCGCCGCTTCGTCGGGCTGCCGGTGCCGGGCGCCGCGGCGATGATCGCGGGCAGCGTGCTCGCCTACAGCTACTTCGAATTCGAGTCGCCGCGCGCGCTGGTGACCGTGATGGCGCCGCTCACGATAGCGCTCGCGTCCCTGATGATCTCGCGGGTGCCCTACCCCAGCTTCAAGACCGTCAACCTGCGCGCCCGCGCGCCGGTCGAATTGCTGGTCGTGATGCTGCTCGCGCTGGCGTTCCTGTTCGCGATGCCGCAGTTTACGTTCTTCGTGCTGGCGACGGCGTACGTCGTCTCGGGACCGTACCTGTTGCTGATGGGCGAACGCCCGCAGACGCTCGCGCCGGTGCTGGGACCGGAGGTGGCTGCTCAATCGCCCGCGAATCCGCAGAGAAACCGTTCGGCCGCCAGCGCCGCCCGCGCAACTAGCGATTTGTCGGGTAATCCGCCGCCACCGCAAGTTCGCTGAGGACCGAGGGGCCGCGCGCGCCCGCTTGACTGTGCCTAAGCGCCCCGCCTAAGATAATCGCGATGTCGCTCTACCCGACCCTGCTGCTGGGACTGCTGCTTAGCCTGGGCCTTATTAAGGCCCTCGCCGGGAGCGTCGTGGTGCAGGCTTAAGGAAGCGACCCTAAAACCTGAACCAAACGCCCCGGGCGGAGGGCCAAAAGGCCGCCCGGGGCGTTTCTTTTTGCCCGGCCGTGCGGCCTTGCGGCTCATCCGTCACGGAACGCACGGAGGAGAGAGATGCCGATGGCAAAAACGATGACCCCAGCCGGGAATAACGTCCGAGATGACGTGCGGGACATTCTGCCCGACCCCAACTACGTCCGCATCTTCGACACCACGTTGCGCGACGGCGAACAATCGCCCGGCTGCACGATGAACGTCGAGGAGAAGCTCGCGATCGCGCGCCAGCTCGAGCGGCTGGGTGTCGATATCATCGAGGCCGGTTTCGCCGCGTCGTCGCCCGGCGATTTCGAGTCGGTCAATCGAATCGCCGACGCCGTCAGCCGGCCGACCGTAGTCAGCCTCTCGCGCACGCGCGAGGAAGACGTCGACGCGGCGCTGCGCGCGGTGGACAAGGCGCGCAACCCCGGCATCCACATCTTCATCGCGACCTCCGACATCCATCTCAAGCACAAGCTCAACATGACGCGCGAGGACGTGCTGAGCGCGGCGACCTGGGCGGTCGCGCGGGCCAAACAGCATCTCGACTATATCGAGTTCTCCTGCGAAGACGCCTCGCGTTCCGACTGGGATTACATGGCCAAGATTTGCGCCGAGGTGATCCGCGCCGGCGCCCGCATTATCAACCTGCCCGACACCACCGGCCACGCGATTCCCGAGGAGTTCGGCGAGATGTTCGCCTACATGCGGCGCACCGTCGAGGGCGGCGACCGCGTGATCTGGAGCGCGCACTGCCATAACGACCTCGGCCTTGCGGTCGCCAACTCGCTGGCCGCGATCAAGAACGGCGCGCGCCAGGTCGAATGCACGATCAACGGCATCGGCGAGCGCGCCGGCAACACCTCGATGGAAGAAGTCGTGATGGCCCTGCGCACGCGCCAGGACCTGATGGCGGTGCGCACCGGAATCGACACTCGCCAGATCTATCCGGCCTCGCGCCTGCTCTCGCAGATCATCGGCCAGCCCGTGCCGCCCAACAAACCCATCGTCGGCGACAACGCCTTCGCCCACGAGGCCGGCATCCATCAGGACGGCGTGCTCAAGTACAAGCTGACCTACGAAATCATGAAGCCCGAGGATATCGGGATCCCCTCGAACAAGCTCGTGCTGGGCAAACACTCGGGCCGCCACGCTTTCGTCAACCGGCTCGAGGAACTCGGTATCGGCACCGCCTCGATCGACGTCAACAAGGCCTTCGCCGCGTTCAAGGTGCTGTGCGACAAAAAGAAGATCGTTTACGACGACGATATCCTGGCGCTGGTCAACGAGGAAACGCGGCGCACCGCGGACCATTTCGAGCTGCTCGACGTTCGCGTGACCTCGTCGGCCAAGACCACGCCGCACGCCGAAGTGACGATACGCATCGCGGGCGGCAAGGAGAGTGTCGCCGAGGCCTCGGGCGACGGCATGGTTGACGCGTGTTACAAGGCGATCTACAAGCTCGCCGGCATGCAGCCCGCACTCGAGCGCTATTCGGTCAAGGCGATCACCGGCGGCACCGACGCGCTCGGCGAAGTGAGCTGTCTGGTGCGGTCGGACGGGATGACGGTCGCCGGGCAGGGCGCCCACAGCGACATCGTGATGGCGAGCGCGCTCGCGCTGGTCAATGCGCTCAATCGCCTGCAGGGCCGCGCAAAGTCCGCCGCGCCGCCGCGTCCGGCCGAGGGAGGAGTCTAAGCCGGACGACCCGGAGCAGCCGTCGGACTTGCCGGAGATCTGCCCGGGACCCGCCGCGGCACTTGCTCGGAACTTGCTCGGGACTTGCCGTGGCATCGGCGTTTGGGCTAAACGCTAGTGGCGTCGGGCCGCGCGTCTGACGCGGGTGGCCCAACCGAAGGTGTCGAAGAAGGGAAGATCGCGCTCCGCCGGACTCGCGAGGTCTGAATTCGTGCGAATTTTCGGCCGCGCCTCTGCAGCGGCCGCACGGCGCTCGACGCAAATCTGCCCGCAATTTATCGGTCTCCCCATTTCCGCTGCCAGGACTGCATAAGCATAGATGGCCTACAAGATTCTGGTTCTCAAGGGTGACGGGATCGGCCCCGAAGTGGTCGGCGAAGCGCTGCAGGTGCTCAGGATCGTGGCGCGCAATGCCGCGCTCGACCTCGAGTTCAAGGAAGGCGTGGCCGGCGGCCATGCGATCGATCAGTTCGGCACTCCGCTCCCCGCCGACGTGCTCAAGCAGGCCAAGGACTGCGATGCGATCCTGTTCGGCGCGGTCGGCGGCCCCAAGTGGGACGACCCCAAGGCCGACAAGCGCCCCGAGCAAGCGTTGCTCACGCTGCGCAAGGAACTGGGGCTGTTCGCCAACGTGCGCCCGGTCAAGGCGGTCAAGGAGCTCACCGTGAGCTCCCCGCTGCGCCAGGAGATCATCAATGGCGTCGACCTTGTGGTCATCCGCGAACTCACCGGTGGCATCTACTACGGCAAGCCCTCCGAGCGGCGCAGCAACGGCGACCTCCGCGCGGCCGTGGACACCTGCGTCTATTCCGAGGAAGAGATCGTCCGCGTGCTGCGCTACGGCTTCGAACTGGCGCGCGAACGCCGCAAGCGCCTGACCTCCGTCGACAAAGCCAACATCCTCGCCACCTCGCGGCTGTGGCGCGAGATCGCGGGCGAGCTGGCCAGGGAATATAAGGACGTCGCTTTCGAGAATCAGCTCGTCGATTCGATGGCGATGCATCTTATCCGCCGACCGCGCGACTTCGACGTGATCGTCACCGAGAACATGTTCGGCGATATCCTCACCGACGAAGCCTCGGTGCTGGCAGGCTCGATGGGTCTGTTGCCGTCGGCCTCGCTCGGCGACGAGCTCAATTCCGCGGGATGCCGCATCGGGCTCTTCGAGCCAATTCACGGCTCCGCTCCGGATATCGCCGGCCGCGACGAGGCCAATCCGCTGGCCGCGATTCTGTCCGCCGCGATGCTGCTCGAGCATTCGCTTGGAATGCGCTCGGAGGCCGAGACAATCGAGCAGGCGGTCGAGGCCGTACTGCACGAAGGCTATCGCACGCGCGACCTCGGAGCCGGTTCGGGCACCAAGGTGGTGGGGTGCAAGGCGATGGGCCGGGTGGTGCGGGAAAAGCTCGAAGGCGCGGAGAGCTGAGATGGCCGCGGCGCCCGGCCGCGAGGTCAGGATCGCCGTCGTCGGCGCCACCGGCGCGGTCGGCGAGCAGATCGTCGAACTTATCGACGCGCGCGCCCTCCCCTGCTCCGAACTGGTGTTGTTTGCGAGCGAGCGCGGCGCAACCGAGACCGTCGAGGCGCTGGGCGAGGCGTTGAGCGTCGCCGAGTTTCATGAACCGGCCGAACTTTCCCGTTTCGACATCGCATTCCTCGCCGTCGCGCCGAGCCGGGCGGCCGAGATAGTTCGCGCTCATCCGGGTCCGTTGCTGGTCGATCTGAGCGCCGCCCGCCGCGCACCCGACGAGATCCCGTCGATTCCGCTGATCGCGCCCTCGTTCACGCCGCCCGAACGCGTCGCCGCACTGACGGCGCGTGGCAAGACCGTAGGGATCCCGCATCCCGCGGCCCACGCGCTTGCCATGATCGTCAGCGCGGCCGGCGCGCAAACTCCGGTCGTGTGCGCGACCGTGATGCTTGGCGCAAGCGACGCCGGACGCGAGAGCGTCGGAGAAGTCGCCCGCGAAGCGCGCGAGCTGCTGAGCGGCACGCATAATCTGGAAGAAGGCGAGGTCCAGCGCGCTTTCAACGCTTATCCTGCGGAACCCGGCTTCGCCGCCGCGCTTTGTGCGCAGACGGCCGCGCTGCTCGGCGGCGGCGGACCGAGGCTCGTGGTCGAGGCCGTACACGTCGGCGTGCTTCACGGCTCGGCGATGACGGTGCTGATTCCCGACCTGGCCAACCCGGAGAAACTGGCCGAGCGTCTCCGCGCCGCGCCCGGTCTGCTGCTGGTCGAGGGCAAGGAGGGCGGCACGGGCATCGTCGATGCGATTGGCCAGGAGGCGATCCTCGTCACACCCGACCTCGAGCGCACCGGCGTGTCGGTCTGGTCTGCGTTCGACAGCGCACGCCTGGCGGCGCTCGACGCCGTATGGATCTCGGAGAAATTCTCCGCCGTTGCCGCCCCGGGCGCCGCATAGGAGTCTCCGCGGGCGGGCGCGTCTTCAAACCGCAACATGCAGGTTCGGCTCAAGCTCGAGTACGACGGCACCGATTACTCGGGCTGGCAGATACAGGCCGCGCAGAATTCGATTCAGGCCGAGCTGGAAGA
Coding sequences:
- the leuB gene encoding 3-isopropylmalate dehydrogenase, whose protein sequence is MAYKILVLKGDGIGPEVVGEALQVLRIVARNAALDLEFKEGVAGGHAIDQFGTPLPADVLKQAKDCDAILFGAVGGPKWDDPKADKRPEQALLTLRKELGLFANVRPVKAVKELTVSSPLRQEIINGVDLVVIRELTGGIYYGKPSERRSNGDLRAAVDTCVYSEEEIVRVLRYGFELARERRKRLTSVDKANILATSRLWREIAGELAREYKDVAFENQLVDSMAMHLIRRPRDFDVIVTENMFGDILTDEASVLAGSMGLLPSASLGDELNSAGCRIGLFEPIHGSAPDIAGRDEANPLAAILSAAMLLEHSLGMRSEAETIEQAVEAVLHEGYRTRDLGAGSGTKVVGCKAMGRVVREKLEGAES
- a CDS encoding 2-isopropylmalate synthase: MPMAKTMTPAGNNVRDDVRDILPDPNYVRIFDTTLRDGEQSPGCTMNVEEKLAIARQLERLGVDIIEAGFAASSPGDFESVNRIADAVSRPTVVSLSRTREEDVDAALRAVDKARNPGIHIFIATSDIHLKHKLNMTREDVLSAATWAVARAKQHLDYIEFSCEDASRSDWDYMAKICAEVIRAGARIINLPDTTGHAIPEEFGEMFAYMRRTVEGGDRVIWSAHCHNDLGLAVANSLAAIKNGARQVECTINGIGERAGNTSMEEVVMALRTRQDLMAVRTGIDTRQIYPASRLLSQIIGQPVPPNKPIVGDNAFAHEAGIHQDGVLKYKLTYEIMKPEDIGIPSNKLVLGKHSGRHAFVNRLEELGIGTASIDVNKAFAAFKVLCDKKKIVYDDDILALVNEETRRTADHFELLDVRVTSSAKTTPHAEVTIRIAGGKESVAEASGDGMVDACYKAIYKLAGMQPALERYSVKAITGGTDALGEVSCLVRSDGMTVAGQGAHSDIVMASALALVNALNRLQGRAKSAAPPRPAEGGV
- the ilvC gene encoding ketol-acid reductoisomerase, giving the protein MQVHYDRDADLSCLRPHKIAILGFGSQGHAHALNLRDSGMEVCVGLRKGSPSWDKAAKQGLAVFETAEAARRSDIVMMLVPDEMGSEIYEAEVAPHLTPGKYLAFGHGFNIHFKFIKPAPGVNVFMIAPKGPGHLVRSEYVKGRGVPCLLAVEQDPSGDTKRIGLAYGSAIGGGRAAIIETSFREETETDLFGEQSVLCGGLTELIRAGYETLVAAGYAPEMAYFECVHEVKLIVDLIYEGGIANMRYSISNTAEYGDMTRGKRVVGPASRQAMKELLGDIQSGKFANEWIAEYRAGLPHFRELRKEAEKHPLEEVGHKLRSFMPWLASDRLVDKAKN
- the pssA gene encoding CDP-diacylglycerol--serine O-phosphatidyltransferase, which encodes MSRRERQNPSAQARMRLISGRLKEQQRRVVAPLRRGVFLAPATITSLGLLSGFFGLVSAINSHFELAAVMILIAFVCDGLDGRVARLSRTSSHFGVEYDSLSDVVAFGVAPAGIAYCWSLKLLGAWGVVIAGMFVICAALRLARFNVQTASTDKRRFVGLPVPGAAAMIAGSVLAYSYFEFESPRALVTVMAPLTIALASLMISRVPYPSFKTVNLRARAPVELLVVMLLALAFLFAMPQFTFFVLATAYVVSGPYLLLMGERPQTLAPVLGPEVAAQSPANPQRNRSAASAARATSDLSGNPPPPQVR
- a CDS encoding phosphatidylserine decarboxylase; the encoded protein is MDVRAGALTRRVGGAVGIAPEGVTMASVVLAAGTLALILGWNGAGAVAIVCGLAIAAFFRDPERSPATASERLVFSGADGTVSDVTEMPLPGAGSDERYHRVSVFMSPLNVHVNRAPVGGEVTSVRHTPGAFNAAFRDHASEHNERNLVVMTDARGRQHAIAQIAGYLARRIVCRLHPHDMVRCGERIGLIMFGSRVDHFIPRDYRIVVNIGERVRAGESIIGELLQ